A single Agrococcus sp. ARC_14 DNA region contains:
- a CDS encoding alpha-glucosidase → MAQRASGRARPRRIMRFVALGVAALLVIGLGIVGVNYAGLPSDDVAPIAVGELSVQARYDGTAAAAPESGDDGARLTVSDDTVQVLRSGTVVWASDAGRAFVTAAAGRVDVEEHRGYFWPTVHRDRVWSDQTIDAVAPTAGGWMLTGRLLSGDEETAYEVAIIDDGTRVTMEVSVPAATSVALHSGRTEHAGVHGFGEQFTDFDLDGRVVPLMVREQGVGRGLQPLTFLANLTNHGAGGTDVMTYAAWPSFVTDELRGLRVAPTSAGAHAFAVADLSAPSRVGVELWNPSITVELSSGATPAELVAAQHADDARQALAPWTQEGMIVGAQGGSEAVRERVATLRDAGTEISGVWLQDWVGQRTTSFGERLWWTWQLDRSRYPDWEQLVGELNDDGIRVTTYVNPFVVDAAPKDDPGIRNLYAEARDAQYLVRDATGQPYGLDQGDFTASLVDLTHPEARDWFADVIAEEVLAIGVDGFMADFAEGLPVDAVLHEGSAAQLHNAWPGLWMETVADACERAGKPECVTWFRAGSLGASPGLAWTGDQLVDFSREDGLESALLGTLSAGVSGWPVVHSDLGGYTSINAVVQDHRRTPELLQRWAEYAAFGPVMRTHETNRPAVNLQPDEDPAVASHLAEMTQLFTALGDYRAQVLEEAVRTGVPAMRHGWLVAPGTEAAGVDTQFFLGRDVLVAPVLREGASEVSVTLPPGRWRHLFTGEVVDGGQTLTVPAPIGQPAAYVADSSAWADGLIESVQAIE, encoded by the coding sequence ATGGCGCAGCGCGCCTCGGGCAGGGCACGCCCACGCCGCATCATGCGGTTCGTCGCGCTCGGCGTGGCCGCGCTGCTCGTGATCGGCCTGGGGATCGTCGGTGTCAACTACGCCGGCCTCCCCTCAGACGACGTCGCGCCCATCGCGGTCGGCGAGCTCTCCGTGCAGGCGAGGTACGACGGCACGGCCGCGGCTGCTCCCGAGTCAGGGGACGACGGCGCCCGCCTGACCGTCTCAGACGACACCGTGCAGGTGCTGCGATCCGGCACGGTCGTCTGGGCGAGCGACGCGGGCCGCGCCTTCGTGACGGCCGCGGCCGGTCGCGTCGACGTCGAGGAGCACCGCGGCTACTTCTGGCCGACCGTGCACCGCGACCGGGTCTGGAGCGACCAGACGATCGACGCGGTCGCTCCGACCGCGGGCGGCTGGATGCTCACGGGCCGCCTCCTCTCCGGCGACGAGGAGACAGCGTACGAGGTCGCGATCATCGACGACGGCACGCGCGTGACGATGGAGGTCTCGGTGCCGGCCGCGACCTCCGTGGCCCTGCACTCCGGGCGAACCGAGCATGCCGGCGTGCACGGCTTCGGCGAGCAGTTCACCGACTTCGACCTCGACGGCCGCGTCGTGCCCCTCATGGTGCGCGAGCAGGGCGTCGGGCGCGGGCTGCAGCCGCTCACGTTCCTCGCGAACCTGACCAACCACGGCGCCGGCGGCACCGACGTCATGACCTACGCCGCCTGGCCCAGCTTCGTCACCGACGAGCTCCGCGGTCTGCGCGTCGCACCGACATCGGCGGGAGCGCACGCGTTCGCCGTCGCCGACCTCAGCGCGCCGAGCCGCGTCGGCGTCGAGCTGTGGAACCCATCCATCACCGTCGAGCTCTCCAGCGGCGCGACGCCGGCCGAGCTCGTCGCCGCGCAGCACGCGGACGACGCCCGCCAGGCACTGGCGCCCTGGACGCAGGAGGGCATGATCGTGGGCGCCCAGGGCGGCAGCGAGGCCGTTCGCGAGCGCGTCGCCACGCTGCGGGACGCCGGCACCGAGATCTCCGGCGTGTGGCTGCAGGACTGGGTCGGACAGCGCACCACGTCCTTCGGCGAGCGGCTGTGGTGGACGTGGCAGCTCGACCGCTCCCGCTATCCGGACTGGGAGCAGCTGGTGGGCGAGCTCAACGACGACGGCATCCGGGTGACGACCTACGTCAACCCCTTCGTCGTCGACGCCGCGCCCAAGGACGACCCCGGCATCCGCAACCTCTACGCCGAGGCGCGCGACGCGCAGTACCTCGTGCGCGATGCGACCGGCCAGCCATACGGACTCGATCAGGGCGACTTCACCGCCTCCCTGGTCGACCTCACGCATCCCGAGGCTCGCGACTGGTTCGCCGACGTGATCGCCGAGGAGGTGCTCGCGATCGGGGTCGACGGCTTCATGGCCGACTTCGCCGAGGGGCTGCCGGTCGACGCCGTGCTGCACGAGGGCTCGGCCGCGCAGCTGCACAACGCCTGGCCGGGGCTGTGGATGGAGACGGTGGCGGATGCGTGCGAGCGCGCGGGCAAGCCGGAGTGCGTGACGTGGTTCCGCGCGGGCTCGCTGGGCGCCTCGCCCGGGCTCGCGTGGACCGGCGATCAGCTCGTGGACTTCAGCCGCGAGGACGGCCTCGAGTCGGCGCTGCTCGGCACGCTCTCGGCCGGCGTCTCTGGCTGGCCGGTGGTGCACAGCGACCTGGGCGGCTACACCTCCATCAACGCGGTGGTGCAGGATCACCGGCGCACTCCTGAACTGCTGCAGCGCTGGGCCGAGTACGCGGCCTTCGGCCCGGTGATGCGCACCCACGAGACGAACCGCCCGGCGGTGAACCTGCAGCCGGATGAGGATCCGGCGGTGGCGAGCCACTTGGCAGAAATGACGCAGCTGTTCACGGCGCTCGGCGACTACCGCGCGCAGGTGCTGGAGGAGGCGGTGCGCACCGGGGTGCCCGCGATGCGGCACGGCTGGCTCGTCGCGCCGGGCACGGAGGCGGCGGGCGTCGACACGCAGTTCTTCCTCGGGCGGGACGTGCTCGTCGCGCCCGTGCTGCGGGAGGGCGCGAGCGAGGTGTCGGTGACCTTGCCGCCGGGGCGATGGCGCCACCTGTTCACCGGCGAGGTGGTCGACGGCGGGCAGACCCTGACGGTGCCGGCGCCGATCGGCCAGCCAGCCGCGTATGTCGCCGACTCGAGTGCGTGGGCGGATGGGCTCATCGAGTCCGTGCAGGCGATCGAGTAG
- a CDS encoding TetR/AcrR family transcriptional regulator, which yields MSDPAHIDSLNLPHAHAVTWGVAALPHRGPKRELSTERIVEAAIELADADGLDAVSMGKVAASLGAAPMSLYRYVTGKDDLLLLMFDTASEVTVPGIGSTWRERLREWAMFVRTTYDAHPWLADLPPSSTPTTPNRLAIIEAGLAALEGVRMPDRAKLPTLLLLLGYIGLYAKASSNAAVDDAVRRALPELVTDERFPLLAPAVRAGVFEPADTDADVGFSFGLSRLLDGIDRWLERNEEDDPFVAMPVAIANDKQVREAAKVVEKARTELRQAEAKAADAVAKVVDRLRAAEARAEAVAEREAAKAALKAAKAEAKARK from the coding sequence GTGAGCGACCCCGCCCACATCGACAGCCTCAACCTTCCCCACGCGCACGCCGTCACGTGGGGCGTCGCCGCGCTGCCCCACCGCGGCCCCAAGCGCGAGCTCAGCACCGAACGCATCGTCGAGGCAGCGATCGAGCTCGCCGACGCCGACGGGCTCGACGCGGTCAGCATGGGCAAGGTCGCGGCCAGCCTGGGCGCCGCCCCCATGAGCCTCTACCGCTACGTGACCGGCAAGGACGACCTGCTGCTGCTCATGTTCGACACGGCGAGCGAGGTGACGGTGCCGGGCATCGGCAGCACGTGGCGCGAGCGGCTGCGCGAGTGGGCGATGTTCGTGCGCACCACCTACGACGCGCACCCGTGGCTCGCCGACCTGCCGCCGTCGTCGACCCCGACGACGCCCAACCGGCTCGCGATCATCGAGGCCGGCTTGGCCGCGCTCGAGGGCGTGCGCATGCCGGATCGCGCCAAGTTGCCGACGCTGCTGCTGCTGCTCGGCTACATCGGTCTCTATGCAAAGGCCTCGAGCAATGCCGCGGTCGACGACGCCGTGCGCCGTGCACTGCCGGAGCTCGTGACCGACGAGCGGTTCCCGCTGCTGGCGCCGGCCGTGCGCGCCGGTGTGTTCGAGCCAGCCGACACCGATGCCGATGTGGGCTTCAGCTTCGGCCTCAGCCGGCTGCTCGACGGCATCGACCGCTGGCTCGAGCGCAACGAGGAGGATGACCCCTTCGTCGCGATGCCCGTCGCGATCGCGAACGACAAGCAGGTGCGCGAGGCGGCGAAGGTCGTCGAGAAGGCCCGCACCGAGCTGCGGCAGGCCGAAGCGAAGGCGGCGGATGCGGTGGCAAAGGTCGTCGACCGGCTGCGGGCCGCAGAGGCCAGGGCCGAGGCCGTGGCCGAGCGGGAGGCCGCGAAGGCGGCGCTGAAGGCGGCCAAAGCAGAGGCGAAGGCCCGCAAGTAG
- a CDS encoding FAD-binding oxidoreductase, with amino-acid sequence MTDDTAVPEREASAPMRWNGWGDPAKARSLPAALRALLPLKLGRIRPPEPAAALEDVELAPSALEGAAGEALRDELAAIVGATHVRTEREARIRHAGGKSTPDLLRRRATRQDAPDAVVTPASDAEVAAILRLAAEHGIAVVPFGGGTTVVGGVDPIAGGRRAVISLDLARMSGLVSLDELSGEATLLAGTTGPDAEAALAARGFELGHYPQSFLYATIGGFAATRSSGQSSAGHGRFDAMVTGLRVVTPTGELDLGRAPGSAAGPDLVRLFLGSEGALGVITAVRVRVHPVPAVRLADAWRFPDFATGADALRRLAQLGTGATVIRLSDEAETSVSLAQHGKIGKAFGSGCSAVTLFEGEAEITAERRERTAAVLTAAGGTRLGEQPALEWERGRFNAPYLRDALLDAGVFLETLETATTWSNLQALKAAVTEAITAGLAEEGAKSLVLCHISHVYPTGASLYFTIAAGLRGDQLAAWARAKASVNDVILAHSGTITHHHAIGRDHQPWLEREIGEVGIRVLRAVKAELDPAGILNPGVLIADSPGMLIADGAAGQHG; translated from the coding sequence ATGACCGACGACACCGCAGTCCCGGAGCGAGAGGCCTCGGCACCGATGCGCTGGAACGGCTGGGGCGACCCCGCCAAGGCGCGCTCGCTGCCCGCAGCCCTGCGCGCGCTGCTGCCGCTGAAGCTCGGCCGCATCCGCCCGCCAGAGCCGGCCGCGGCGCTCGAGGATGTCGAGCTCGCGCCCTCGGCGCTCGAGGGCGCAGCGGGCGAGGCGCTCCGCGACGAGCTTGCGGCCATCGTCGGTGCGACCCACGTTCGCACCGAGCGCGAGGCGCGCATCCGTCACGCCGGTGGCAAGTCGACCCCCGATCTGCTGCGCCGCCGCGCGACGCGCCAGGATGCGCCCGACGCCGTCGTCACACCCGCGAGCGACGCGGAGGTCGCGGCGATCCTGCGCCTCGCCGCCGAGCACGGCATCGCGGTCGTGCCCTTCGGAGGCGGCACCACCGTCGTGGGTGGGGTCGACCCGATCGCGGGAGGACGCCGCGCCGTCATCAGCCTCGACCTCGCCCGCATGAGCGGCCTCGTGTCGCTCGACGAGCTGAGCGGCGAGGCGACGCTGCTCGCCGGCACGACCGGCCCCGACGCCGAGGCCGCGCTCGCGGCGCGCGGCTTCGAGCTCGGGCACTACCCGCAGAGCTTCCTCTACGCGACGATCGGCGGCTTCGCGGCCACGCGCTCGTCGGGGCAGAGCTCTGCCGGGCATGGCCGCTTCGACGCGATGGTGACGGGCCTGCGCGTCGTCACACCGACGGGCGAGCTCGACCTCGGCCGTGCGCCCGGGTCAGCTGCCGGCCCCGACCTCGTGCGACTCTTCCTCGGATCCGAGGGTGCGCTCGGCGTCATCACCGCCGTGCGGGTGCGCGTGCATCCGGTGCCGGCCGTGCGGCTCGCCGATGCCTGGCGGTTCCCCGACTTCGCGACCGGCGCCGACGCGCTGCGCCGTCTGGCGCAGCTGGGCACGGGAGCCACGGTCATCCGCCTCTCCGACGAGGCCGAGACCTCCGTAAGCCTCGCCCAGCACGGCAAGATCGGCAAGGCGTTCGGCTCCGGCTGCAGCGCCGTCACGCTCTTCGAGGGCGAGGCCGAGATCACGGCAGAGCGCCGCGAGCGCACTGCCGCCGTGCTGACGGCAGCGGGCGGCACCCGCCTCGGCGAGCAGCCCGCGCTCGAGTGGGAGCGGGGCCGCTTCAACGCGCCCTACCTGCGCGACGCGCTGCTCGACGCCGGCGTCTTCCTCGAGACGCTCGAGACCGCGACGACCTGGTCGAACCTGCAGGCGCTGAAGGCGGCCGTCACCGAGGCGATCACCGCCGGGCTCGCCGAGGAGGGCGCGAAGTCGCTCGTGCTCTGCCACATCTCGCACGTCTACCCGACCGGCGCCTCGCTCTACTTCACGATCGCTGCGGGTCTGCGGGGCGACCAGCTCGCGGCCTGGGCGCGCGCCAAGGCGAGCGTGAACGACGTGATCCTCGCGCACAGCGGCACCATCACCCACCACCACGCGATCGGCCGCGATCACCAGCCGTGGCTCGAGCGCGAGATCGGCGAGGTCGGCATCCGCGTGCTGCGCGCCGTGAAGGCCGAGCTCGATCCCGCCGGCATCCTCAACCCGGGCGTGCTGATCGCCGACAGCCCGGGCATGCTCATCGCCGACGGTGCGGCGGGCCAGCATGGCTGA
- a CDS encoding aldo/keto reductase: protein MPRTLRLNDGGSMPALGFGLYKVPLEETERVVAAGLEAGYRLIDGAEFYGNEREVGAAISRAEDVGIARDELTLTSKFWGDPEQTPEAARAAFEATELALGTHVDVYMIHWPRPARNRFVDVWRTLIELQAAGRVRSIGVSNFTAEHLQRLIDETGVTPAINQVESHPWLPQHELRAFHERHGIITQAWSPLGRARVLDDPSIRSIAEGHGVSPAQVIIRWHLQLGGALIPKSTHPHRLRENLDIDGFTLSDDEMAQIAGLETGERTGTHPDDRQ from the coding sequence ATGCCCCGCACACTCAGGCTCAACGATGGCGGCAGCATGCCCGCGCTCGGCTTCGGGCTCTACAAGGTGCCGCTGGAGGAGACCGAGCGTGTGGTGGCCGCCGGCCTCGAGGCCGGCTACCGGCTGATCGACGGCGCGGAGTTCTACGGCAACGAGCGCGAGGTCGGCGCCGCGATCTCGCGGGCGGAGGACGTGGGCATAGCCCGCGACGAGCTGACGCTGACGAGCAAGTTCTGGGGCGACCCCGAGCAGACCCCCGAGGCGGCGCGAGCCGCGTTCGAGGCGACCGAGCTGGCGCTCGGCACCCACGTCGACGTCTACATGATCCACTGGCCGCGCCCGGCCAGGAACCGCTTCGTCGACGTCTGGCGCACGCTCATCGAGCTGCAGGCAGCAGGCCGCGTGCGCTCCATCGGCGTCAGCAACTTCACCGCCGAGCACCTGCAGCGACTCATCGACGAGACCGGCGTCACCCCCGCGATCAACCAGGTCGAGTCGCACCCGTGGCTGCCGCAGCACGAGCTGCGCGCCTTCCACGAGCGGCACGGCATCATCACCCAGGCCTGGAGCCCGCTCGGCCGCGCCCGCGTGCTCGACGACCCGAGCATCCGCAGCATCGCCGAAGGCCACGGCGTCTCCCCCGCCCAGGTGATCATCCGGTGGCACCTGCAGCTCGGTGGCGCCCTCATCCCCAAGTCGACGCATCCGCATCGCCTGCGCGAGAACCTCGACATCGACGGGTTCACCCTCAGCGACGACGAGATGGCGCAGATCGCCGGCCTCGAGACCGGCGAGCGCACCGGCACCCATCCAGATGACCGTCAGTGA
- a CDS encoding diacylglycerol kinase encodes MADAAPRIAVLVNPTSGRGRGRDAADAAIARLRELGAEVVAYVGASVEQSRELVAEAVAAQPTALVIIGGDGTLSTLLDALVGTEVPIALVPAGTGNDFARAIGLPVGSVHAADAAALALRGRPRRIDVGRVETADAARHFLTVVALGFDARVSDRTNRLRWPRGRARYYLALLAELAQLRPVPFRIAVDEAAARPLPGTLVAIGNTDSYGGGMPICPKALPDDGQLDVTHVGPLSRTRLLRLFPLLLAGRHLERPEVISMRASRVRVEAPGLIAYADGERVGTGAVTVTLRAGALTMLVPARSVR; translated from the coding sequence ATGGCTGACGCGGCTCCGCGCATCGCGGTGCTCGTCAATCCGACATCGGGTCGTGGGCGCGGCCGTGACGCAGCGGATGCGGCGATCGCGCGCCTGCGCGAGCTCGGTGCCGAGGTGGTCGCCTACGTCGGCGCCTCGGTCGAGCAGTCGCGCGAGCTGGTCGCCGAGGCCGTCGCCGCGCAGCCGACAGCGCTCGTGATCATCGGCGGCGACGGCACGCTCTCGACGCTGCTCGACGCGCTCGTCGGCACCGAGGTGCCCATCGCGCTCGTGCCGGCCGGCACCGGCAACGACTTCGCGCGCGCCATCGGGCTGCCGGTCGGGTCGGTGCACGCCGCCGACGCCGCGGCGCTCGCGCTGCGCGGCCGGCCGCGGCGCATCGACGTCGGTCGCGTCGAGACGGCGGATGCCGCCCGTCACTTTCTCACGGTCGTCGCGCTCGGCTTCGACGCGCGCGTGAGCGACCGCACGAACCGGCTGCGGTGGCCCCGCGGTCGCGCTCGCTACTACCTGGCGCTGCTGGCCGAGCTCGCGCAGCTGCGGCCCGTGCCGTTCCGGATCGCCGTCGACGAGGCGGCGGCGCGCCCGCTGCCTGGCACGCTCGTCGCGATCGGCAACACCGACAGCTATGGCGGCGGCATGCCCATCTGCCCGAAGGCGCTGCCAGACGACGGGCAGCTCGACGTGACGCATGTCGGCCCGCTCTCTCGCACTCGGCTGCTGCGGCTGTTCCCGCTGCTGCTCGCCGGGCGCCACCTCGAGCGGCCGGAGGTCATCTCGATGCGCGCCTCGCGCGTGCGCGTCGAGGCGCCGGGGCTGATCGCCTACGCCGACGGCGAGCGCGTCGGCACGGGCGCCGTGACGGTGACGCTGCGGGCAGGAGCGCTCACGATGCTGGTGCCTGCGCGGTCGGTGCGCTGA
- a CDS encoding TetR/AcrR family transcriptional regulator, whose translation MANRHAAAIVASGAASDTARPDSHEAEPETAPALDASAHRILDAAAELLATRGTRGVTVAEIARTASVSRPTVYRRWPDADAIVRAAQLRAVTQIIDDLGAAPTTRDEIVRDVLRFSASFRSHPVFARLLEHEPESFSRYALQRIGASQRVLLHWVAAAITTAQQGGSVRRGSPSDIAVMLLLIAQAAILSHGIVTSLIDEQQWQAELRHALEGHLSP comes from the coding sequence ATGGCAAATCGTCACGCTGCAGCGATCGTCGCCTCCGGCGCCGCGTCAGACACGGCCCGGCCCGACAGTCACGAGGCCGAGCCCGAGACCGCACCGGCCCTCGACGCCAGCGCGCACCGCATCCTCGACGCCGCCGCCGAGCTGCTCGCGACGCGCGGCACGCGCGGCGTGACCGTCGCAGAGATCGCGCGCACCGCATCCGTCAGCCGCCCGACCGTCTACCGCCGCTGGCCCGACGCCGACGCGATCGTGCGGGCCGCGCAGCTGCGCGCGGTCACGCAGATCATCGACGACCTCGGCGCCGCACCGACGACGCGCGACGAGATCGTGCGCGACGTGCTGCGATTCTCGGCGAGCTTCCGCAGCCACCCGGTGTTCGCACGGCTGCTCGAGCACGAGCCCGAGTCGTTCTCGCGCTACGCGCTGCAGCGCATCGGCGCGAGCCAGCGGGTCTTGCTGCACTGGGTCGCGGCCGCGATCACCACGGCGCAGCAGGGCGGCAGCGTGCGCCGGGGATCCCCCAGCGACATCGCGGTGATGCTGCTGCTGATCGCGCAGGCGGCGATCCTGTCGCACGGGATCGTCACCTCGCTCATCGACGAGCAGCAGTGGCAGGCAGAGCTGCGGCACGCCCTCGAGGGGCACCTGTCGCCGTGA
- a CDS encoding LLM class F420-dependent oxidoreductase, whose product MTAAPAAPAPAAPALGRVGFWRGGGLLTPELAAAVERLGYGTIWIGGSPEADLEIAEQLLDATEHVTIATGIVNIWKSPAAEVAASFHRLEQAHPGRFLLGVGIGHREAIGDTYQKPYAALVEYLDTLDAEGVPAERRVIAALGPRTLALAAERAAGTHPYMTTPTHTRFARDIVGPDTLIAPEQRLVPNTDPVAARASARAFLDRYLALSNYRRTLESHGFTAAELDDGATDAAVDALAPHGTPAELAAAVRGQLDAGADHVCVQLLPASEDPLPALEALAGELGLRASR is encoded by the coding sequence ATGACTGCTGCTCCTGCTGCTCCTGCTCCTGCCGCTCCCGCCCTCGGCCGCGTCGGCTTCTGGCGCGGCGGTGGGCTGCTCACGCCTGAGCTGGCGGCCGCGGTGGAGCGGCTTGGCTATGGCACGATCTGGATCGGCGGCTCGCCGGAGGCCGACCTGGAGATCGCCGAGCAGCTGCTCGACGCGACCGAGCACGTGACGATCGCCACCGGCATCGTGAACATCTGGAAGTCCCCGGCGGCCGAGGTCGCCGCATCCTTCCACCGCCTCGAGCAGGCGCACCCCGGCCGCTTCCTGCTCGGCGTCGGCATCGGGCACCGCGAGGCGATCGGCGACACCTACCAGAAGCCGTACGCGGCGCTCGTGGAGTACCTCGACACGCTCGACGCCGAGGGCGTGCCCGCAGAGCGCCGCGTGATCGCTGCGCTCGGTCCGCGCACGCTCGCGCTCGCCGCCGAGCGCGCGGCCGGCACCCACCCCTACATGACCACGCCGACGCACACCCGCTTCGCCCGCGACATCGTCGGCCCCGACACGCTCATCGCACCGGAGCAGCGACTCGTGCCGAACACCGATCCCGTGGCCGCGCGCGCATCCGCCCGCGCCTTCCTCGACCGCTACCTGGCGCTGTCGAACTACCGCCGCACGCTCGAGTCCCACGGCTTCACCGCAGCCGAGCTCGACGACGGCGCGACGGACGCGGCGGTCGACGCGCTCGCGCCCCACGGCACCCCGGCGGAGCTGGCGGCAGCCGTGCGCGGACAGCTCGATGCGGGCGCCGACCACGTGTGCGTGCAGCTGCTGCCGGCGAGCGAGGATCCGCTGCCGGCGCTCGAGGCGCTCGCGGGCGAGCTCGGGCTGCGGGCCTCGCGCTAG
- a CDS encoding glycerol-3-phosphate dehydrogenase/oxidase: protein MTDASGSPALSAARRRRELDALASGGAVDLLVIGGGVTGAGVALDAAARGLRVVLVEAHDLAFGTSRWSSKLVHGGLRYLASGDVAVARESAIERHVLMTRTAPHLVRPLPQLLPLVPSVTARQAVITGTGFAVGDGLRLLARTPSATLPRPRRISRDQVLRLSPATRRDGLRGGLLAYDGQLVDDARLVVALARTAAAFGATILTRMRARSADATGAVLEDALGGGTLRLDARAVVNAAGVWAGEFDESIHLRPSRGTHIVLDAAALGDPTAALTVPHPGSVSRFVFALPQQLGRVVVGLTDEDAPGRVPDVPEPTEREIAFLLQTLSSALELPLERADVLGAFAGLRPLIDAGPGSTADISRRHHVAASPSGVVTVLGGKLTTYRAMAQQAVDLAVRRAGLDAGPSRTRALPLVGAPGSPVRIPTGTGADAALPVSLTARFGSEAGRVLASASCVDPAAPIAAGIDVTRAEIAFAVTDEGALDADDVLERRTRIGLVGADRDRAAAAVAELVAETLARAA from the coding sequence GTGACGGACGCGAGCGGCTCCCCCGCGCTCAGCGCCGCACGGCGGCGGCGCGAGCTCGATGCGCTCGCGAGCGGCGGCGCCGTCGACCTGCTCGTCATCGGGGGCGGCGTCACGGGTGCCGGCGTCGCGCTCGATGCCGCCGCACGCGGCCTGCGGGTCGTGCTCGTCGAGGCGCACGACCTCGCCTTCGGCACCAGCCGCTGGAGCTCGAAGCTCGTGCACGGCGGCCTGCGCTACCTCGCGAGCGGCGACGTGGCGGTCGCACGCGAGAGCGCGATCGAGCGCCACGTGCTGATGACGCGCACCGCGCCGCACCTGGTGCGCCCGCTGCCGCAGCTGCTGCCCCTGGTGCCGTCGGTCACCGCGCGCCAGGCAGTGATCACCGGCACCGGGTTCGCCGTCGGCGACGGCCTCCGCCTACTCGCCCGCACGCCGAGCGCGACGCTGCCGCGCCCGCGCCGCATCAGCCGTGACCAGGTGCTGCGGCTCTCGCCCGCGACCAGGCGCGATGGCCTGCGCGGGGGCCTGCTCGCCTACGACGGGCAGCTCGTCGACGACGCCAGGCTCGTGGTCGCGCTCGCGCGCACGGCCGCCGCGTTCGGCGCGACCATCCTCACGCGCATGCGCGCGCGGTCGGCGGATGCGACGGGTGCGGTGCTCGAGGACGCCCTGGGCGGCGGCACCCTGCGCCTCGACGCACGGGCGGTCGTCAACGCGGCGGGCGTGTGGGCGGGCGAGTTCGACGAGAGCATCCACCTGCGCCCGAGCCGCGGCACCCACATCGTGCTCGACGCCGCAGCGCTGGGCGATCCGACCGCGGCGCTGACGGTGCCGCATCCGGGCTCGGTCAGCCGCTTCGTCTTCGCGCTGCCGCAGCAGCTCGGGCGAGTGGTCGTCGGGCTCACCGACGAGGACGCGCCTGGCCGCGTGCCCGACGTGCCCGAGCCGACCGAGCGCGAGATCGCGTTCCTGCTGCAGACCCTCTCGAGCGCCCTCGAGCTGCCCCTCGAGCGTGCCGACGTGCTGGGCGCGTTCGCGGGCCTCCGCCCGCTCATCGACGCCGGGCCGGGCTCGACCGCCGACATCTCCCGCCGGCACCACGTCGCCGCGTCGCCCAGCGGCGTCGTGACCGTGCTCGGCGGCAAGCTCACCACCTATCGCGCGATGGCGCAGCAGGCCGTCGACCTGGCCGTGCGGCGCGCGGGGCTCGACGCCGGCCCGAGCCGCACGCGCGCGCTTCCGCTCGTCGGCGCTCCCGGCTCTCCGGTGCGCATCCCGACCGGCACGGGGGCGGATGCGGCGCTGCCGGTCTCGCTCACGGCCAGGTTCGGGAGCGAGGCCGGCCGGGTGCTCGCGAGCGCGTCCTGCGTCGACCCTGCGGCTCCCATCGCGGCTGGCATCGACGTCACGCGCGCCGAGATCGCCTTCGCGGTCACAGACGAGGGCGCGCTCGACGCCGACGACGTGCTCGAGCGGCGCACGCGCATCGGGCTCGTCGGCGCCGACCGCGATCGCGCCGCCGCGGCGGTGGCCGAGCTGGTCGCCGAGACCTTGGCCCGCGCGGCCTGA